The nucleotide window GCTTGGACCGAATTCTCCCCGGGCTCCTCCGGTAGCGTAACTTGAAACGAGCGCACTGCGGCGCTGTTTGTCCGTTTGTCCCGCTAGGGAAGACGGTTTCAATCTGGCATGGGGCTAACCAATTGGCTGTCCCCTAAGCCTAAGTTTCCTGAACGCTCAAGCTCTGCACCATTCGTGTCTGGGCTTCTGGTGTACCGAAGCTATCCCTACATTTAATATCGCCAACGTGCTTCGCGCGTTTGGCTGCCCATACGAAAGAGAATTCGCATAATGTCTTCGCGCAAAGGTTTTACACTCGTCGAGCTGTTGGTGGTGATTGCCATCATCGGCGTTTTGATTGCTCTTCTTCTTCCTGCGGTGCAACAAGCCCGTGAAGCGGCACGCCGGATTTCGTGCTTCAACAATTTGAAGCAGCTTGGTCTGGCAATGCACAACTATCACGACACATTTGGCTCGTTCCCCAGCGGCTATATCGCGACCAATACCGATCACAAAACGCCATTGGCCACCGGCAACCCTGGTTGGGGCTGGGCGTCGTTGATTTTGCCACAGATGGAACAGCGCAACTTGGCTGATTCGATCAACTTTCGTTTAAGCATCTTGGACCCTAGTAACCAAGCTGCCCGCACGACACTAATGCAAGCCTATTCCTGTCCGAGTGATCGCGCACCGGAGGTCTTTCATATTCACGACGAAAGTGAGAACGAGCTAACCGAACTGGCTTCTGCAAATTACGTCGGCTGTTTCGGCACGACAGAAATCGACGTCTGCGAAGGCTTGGCCTCAGGCCAGAAGTGCATGGGAACTGGCATGCTCGATCACAACGGTCGCTACGGCATGAAGGACGTAATCGACGGAACCAGCAACACGATGATGATCGGCGAACGGGCCTCGCCCCTTTACAGCGACCACGTCGAACTTAGCACCTGGGTTGGAGCCGTCAGTGGCGGAGAAGAAGCGGCTGTGCGAATCTTAGGGATTGCTGACCATCCGCCAAACAGCCAGTACCACCAACACAATGGCAGCAGCGGCGGTCACGAACACCAACACCTCGACGACTTCGGCAGCCGCCACCCCGCCGGCACCAACTTTGTCTTCGCCGACGGTTCGGTTCATCTCATCACCGAAACGATCGACGTCGCCGTCTACCAAGCCCTCGCCACCCGCGCCGGCGGCGAAATGGTTTCCGGCGATGCGTTCTAAATGCTGGCTCTGATGTTTCGCGACCATGCCCATGATGCTGTGGGCATGGTGGGGACATTGTAATTGATCTCGATCGTAAGGGTTGTCTCTAGCTTGCAATTTCAGCAACAACTCTTCCGGCTAACTGTGCGGCAAAAGTTCGCAAGCTAGTCATAGTGTCGATCTCCGAGTACGTGCCTTTGGCAGCATGTACCTTAGAACTCAACATGAATGCCGCAGCGTCGCAAAGCTTCTCTTGCATTAGCTTCTTACAAAGCAAATGGTAACGATCTGCATAGGATGCTCCTATAAACTCTTCCAAGACAGGAAAGTGAGGGGATCGATCATTAACAGGCCGACGGGATTTCGGACAATCTTCTAGCAACATCATCCAGCCAACAAATGGTTTCACTTGGTCGCCCAACGCTCCCTCTCGGTATGCTGTATCGAGATCAACTGCTGTACCGATGGCCTCTTCTGTCCTGTTGTTAAAGTTATTGCCAAACGACCCCACTTGGCTCTTAAATTCAACTGCCGCAATCAATCGCCCCGCATGTGTTACCAGCAAGTCCCACCTTTTCGTTGGACGATAGAAGCCTGGCAACGTTAGAAGAGAACTCGTCAGATGCAAACTGCTTTTTGGCAATCCATGTGATGTTACCACATCGCAAATCAGGCGGACGAAACCATCCATATTCTTGCCGGCAGTCACTTCAGCACGCGTCCCCTGATCGGAACGCCCGATGTCCTTCTGCCGATCGGCAGCCGATTGTCGTGCTTGCCAAAACAGTCGAACTGCCCTGCGAGTCTTTTTGTCGAAATCACCGAGATCGACACTCATGACACCCCCTCACGTGCATGAGACGCGAGAACTAATCGCTGTGGCTTTGTGAGGTCATACAGCTTAGAGACGAGGCTGATTCCATCCTCCCAAGCTCCTGCTTGGCCTGCTTCAATTAGCTCTTTCTGCAGGGGTGCAGCAATCGTCCTCCACATGGGTAAACGAATGCGTCGTAAGTGCTGAGCCTGAAATCGAAGATAGCCACCTCGCATCTTCGTTGAATAGTTCGCCACAAACAAATACGCAATCCCGGTGGAAAGCACTAACTTCAGCGCTTCAATGTCCCATTCTCCTGCGGTGATGAAATACAAATTGTGGTGTGGATAGAGCTGGCCACTTTCAGCGACAACATTGGCTGCCCCTTTGATATCTGGGATCAATAGTTTGGGCGTATGCGCTAGATCTGCCCGAATTCGATCGATCGTACGATACCAATTTGCCGGTGCTTTCTTGACAACATGCCTCTTACAAAGTTCTTCTCGTCGAGCATTCAGATAATTTCTTAGTTTAGGATACCTATCAAGTTCGACTAGCTTTCCTGAATCTGAAAATGGATTAACAACCCCCAGGCCTTGCCACTCAACTTGCCCCCCGGCAATATCTTTCGTGGTCGCTAAAGGGAGCTTACGGTCTTCTTCTACGTCAAGTTGATCGTAAGGTGCAATGAAAACACGATCTGCTCCCGTAGCCACACCAATCCCAACCTTACAACCGGTTTGTTCAATCGTCGGAAAATCATGCTCCAAATGACGCAGCAGTTTAGAGCTATCGCACTGCGTCATGATCCATGGTGAAGCCCCATCCGAGAGAGCTTCAACGGTAACCACTTCTTCGTCTTGGATCTTAGTACCGCTGCTCAATTTAGATGCGAGCATTTTTAAAGATGATTCGTCTCCACTGGCCCTAGAAACAATTTTCGTCGGACCTGGATTCGAGTTCCGGATAACGGTAATTGCTGGATAAGCAATCACGTCTGAGGAAAATGCATCAACACAATTCATGTCGACATAACTCTCAACATGAAACCCCTCGGCAACTTTTCTTCTTAAAGGGCCGCCATACCGATTCTTCGTCCACCGGTCTGCGCAGATGAATCCTAGCTTCCCTCCGTCTGCCAATAGGTCTAACGAGCGTTCGATGAACGGGACGTAGATATCGGCGCGGTCGTAAATCGTCTTGTAACGTGCCCGGTACTCACGCATCAGCGTTTGGGGAATGCGTTCAATCCGAACATAAGGTGGATTCCCAACAACAAAATCAAATTCACCTGGAATCCGTTCAAGCAGAAAGTCGCCTTGGACAAGCCAATGGTCAACCAGCTTAACAGCCACCCTTCGTATCAGCCCAAAGTCGTTAAGAAGTGCTAATACGGCTGCCCGGGTCTTTTCATAGGAATCTGGATGTAGTTCGATTGCCCAAATCGACATCTTAAGCGAATCCGGATCGCTAGTCCCCAATTGTTGCCAAGACGATAACAATCGTCGCAAGGCCGGCAAGAGAAAACTACCATGCCCAAAAGATGGCTCTAAAAATCGCTTTTCAAACAAGCGATGTTCTGCCTGATATCCTGCTAAATCGAGGATAAATTCCACAATCGCAGGTTTCGTAAAAACAGCGCCTCGTTCCTCGATTCCTGAAGTCGCAAGATTCTTGATCGACGCCTCAACATCGTCCATACCTGGGAGCATCGTTTGATGCAAAACGAGTTTACGAGGCATGATCGGGCCATTGTTCGGTCAACTTGTCACTTGAAAGCAGAATCTTTGCTGCATTTTAGCAAGCAAAAAGTGCGGTAGCCACCACTCAGAGAGGTTTACTTTCATGTGCGACCAGCAGGCTTCACGCCGCATAGTGTGAAGCTTGTGATGGTGTTAGTAATCGATGCCTTGCGAGGATTGGATCTGCTGGTCGTAGTCGTACCGCTTTTCCCGCATCGTTTCGCCGCCGCCGGAGTAGCCTCCTCCGAAAGCCCCGAACAGCAAGTCCGATACCGCGCAGCCAGTATTGGCGGTTAGAAGCAGCAGACCAACCAGTAGTAACACTCGTTGCGTTAGATTACCACGTTTCATTTCATGAACGCTCTGTTTGGGGTACCGAGTAAAGCGGAATCCTCATTCGCTATTTGCCAAGAAGGCGATGAATACCCAAAGAGGGGATCTGAAACAAGAGAAGTTAGGGGTGTGGCTTTCGCTAGCAATCAATCGGCATAGAAATAGTAGAACGTCACCCACAAGCAAACAAAGTGCAGGTACTGATCGAAGCCGACCGTGGCGAAGAAAGCGTGCATGTTTTGCCGCTTGTAGAAATAAGACGTGATGCGGCTGGTGATGAAATCGACCACGAAGTGAAGCACCCCGTTGGCCAGGGCAAACCCAATCCCCGGCGCGATTCCCAGCAGCGGCAAGCAGCAGATCCCCAAGACCGCCGTGTACGTTCCGACATGGGCCGAAAGCGCCCCCAGGTTCGAGCTCTTATTCTCGGCCATCCACCGACTTTGACAAAGAAAGTCGGCGACCCAGTGGATTAACATCACGTATAGCATCAAACTGCTTCGCAAGAGAATTCAAGGAGTGAATCCGAGCCTGGTTTCCTCCTCTTCAATAAACATCGGTCCACATGGAGATAGTGTGGAATAATCGACTTTAGGCTCAGCCAACATCGTTGTCTCTTGCAAGCGATTACCGGAAAGGCCGCAAAGTCGCTTAACCATGTTGGAAATCTGGTGATGGCTATAGACCATCTGAGGAGATCCCAATCCATACACGATCATTGGGACACCTCGTAGGTCCGGCAGGTTCTCGGCTGCCAGCAACTTTTGTGTCGGTAGGGCAGTCAGCGACCAGGCCAACACAATTGTGATCGTCAACAATCTTCGTGCCATCATCGTTCTCTCCCGTTGGGCCCCCAGAATTGCTTTCGCGGCAGGCTACCAAATGGGGAGACGGCGAGACAAGCGGAATTAATTTGCTCGGGGATGGGCATACGAGCGCAGCAAGCCGCACTGCGGGCAGCAGTACGAGGTAATCAATCGCGTTCCTTTGGGCTCGAACCAATAGAACTTGAGGCAAGTACCAAACGTTGCGTTTCCCGGGAACCAACGTGCCTGTTGAAGCTCGCCGTATCCTCTGTCCGGTATGAACCCCTTCACCATCGAGACGTCACAATCAGGGCATTTGATTACTTGTTCCATGAGTTTTCATCCTAGTAGGCTGTTAATTTCCTGCTTCGAGAGCGATTTCTTGAGCATGGGCAGAGGGCAACGCGTGAATCCGCAGGCATATCCAAGAGGTACGTCGAGAAATTCAACTGACTGCTAACCAATCTCGCCACCTGCGAAACCACATTCACACGGAAGGCGGATGGCCGAGTAGCGGACTTTGCCGCACGCTGCACATCGCCCGCAGCATTGGCAGATCTTCACTTGGCACTGCGGACACACTTGGTAGACTTCCGCCCGTAATCGGCCACAACCCAAGCAACGACCACAGCCGGCACAAACGGGATTGCGCGAATCGACCGTGGCGAGGCAGCCTGGGCATTCGATGAAATAGGGTTGCGACATAGTAGGTTGCTCTCTTGCTGCTCGCTTTCCGAATGGGAATCGCCTATTCTCAAGGGAATGATCCCCGTTCCGGCATCCCACCTCAAGGCCAACTCTCATGAAGATATTCGCTTGCCTGGCTCCTTTCTTGGCGCTAATCGCGGCCGTTTCTATCCATGCCGAAGAGGCCCCCACCAAGAACCGTTTGCGGCTGGAGACCAGTGCCTATTTGCAGATGCACGCCGAGAACCCGGTCGATTGGTACCCGTGGGGAGAAGATGCCCTGGCCAGGGCGAAGAAGGAGAACAAGCCGATCTTTGTCTCGATTGGTTACGCCAGTTGCCACTGGTGCCACGTGATGGAGAAAGAGAGCTTTTCCGATCCGAAGATCGCCGCTTTCCTGAACGAGCATTTCGTCTGCGTGAAAGTCGATCGGGAAGAACGCCCCGATGTCGATGCGGTTTACATGCTGGCCGTCCAGGTCATGTCGCGCAGCGGAGGTTGGCCGCTGAATGTCTTTCTGACGCCTGATGGCAAACCGTTCTTCGGTACGACCTATCTTCCGCCGGAAGATCGCGAAGTGGAGTTGCCTGACAACCAAGGCGTCGGCCTGGTTCCTGGCTTTTTGACGCTGGCCAAACGAATTGCCCAGGTTTGGCAAACGGAGCCGCAACAATTGCACGACGCCGGCGATTCGATCACCCGTGCCCTGAAGCAGGTGATGGGACGTCCCCTGCTTCCGCCAGCTTTGGCCGAGAAGGATTCGATTTTGCGAACCTTCGACGAACAATTGGAAGACGAGTTCGATGCCCGCTTCGGTGGGTTCGACTTCGACGAGAACAATCCCAACATTGCCAAGTTCCCGCAGCCTTCGTACCTGACGTACCTCGCGCGGCGGCAAGCGTGGGGCGATGCTGCGGCTGGCAACATGCTGAAGCTAACCTTGGAAAAGATGGCCGCTGGAGGTATTCACGATCAAGTCGCTGGCGGCTTCCATCGTTACAGCACCGACCGGCATTGGCAGATCCCCCACTTCGAGAAGATGCTGTACGACAACGCCCAGTTGTTGCCGATTTATGCGGCCGCTTCCGTGTCGCTGGACGAACCAAAGTTCGCCGCCGTGGCCCGCGATGTGGCCGATTTCGTCCTGGCTGAAATGACCGGGCCGGAAGGCCAGTTCTATAGCGCGCTCGATGCCGACTCGGACGGCGAAGAAGGGGCCTACTATCGTTTCACGCCGGAAGAGTTGCAGAAAGAATTGACCGCCGACCAGCTTCGCTTGGCAGAACAAGCATTCGGAATGAGCGGCCAGCCCAACTTCGACGACAAGTATTACGTGCCGCAGTTCCATGGGGCGCCGGAAGCGGACAAGTTGGCACAGTTGAAAGCTTCGCTCTTGGCTATCCGGAAGCAGCGTAATCGGCCGTTTCTCGATCAGAAGGTCATCACCAGTTGGAACGGGCTCATGATCACCGGCCTGGCTAGGGCAGGGGAGACGTTGCACGAACCACGCTACACGGCTGCCGCCGCGAAGGCCGCCGACCATTTGCTGAAGACGGCCCGCACGAAGGAAGGTCGCCTGCTTCGCACGCCGGATACCAAGGCCGAACATCCCAGCGCGTACCTCGACGACTACGCGATGCTGATTGAAGGGCTGCTGGCCTTGCACCAAGCCACCGGCGAGCAGCGTTGGCTTGACGAAGCGGTAGCACTGCAAGCCATCCAAGAGCAGCACTTCGGCGACGAAGCTGGCGGCTACTTCTTCACGCCTGACGACAACTCGAACTTGATCGTGCGGGGTAAATTGTTTTCCGACAGCGCCTTACCGTCAGGCAACGCGGTCGCGGTCGGCAACTTAAAAACCTTCGCCAAGCTGGTTCCCGCCGAAGCGGAGAAGTATAACACTTTGGCCGAGAAAACAATCGAGGCGAGCGCTCAGCTATTGAACACGCACCCCAACAGCACCGCCCGCATGGCGGCAGAGTTGGTTCGACCTGAATGAACATGCACGAGACCAACCCGTATGTTTCCCCCCAGCACGAAGAAGAAGCTGCGGCAGCGGCGTTTGATCCGACGCGACCCAAACCGTGGTCGGTGCTGAGTTTGCTTTCTACCTTGCTTGTCGGAGCCGTGGTTTGTTCGTCAGTGGGGCTGACGATTTACAAGTGGGCGCATGCCTCAGGGGCGCCGCAGCCGGGGGACGAAGCGGACTTGGTGATCTTGGTGACGCTGCAAGGGTTTGTGCTGGCGTACTGGGTCGCGGCAGGCAGCGGGCATATTGTGGTGCGGTCGGTCTTGGGGACGCTGCTGTTTGCTGGGCTGTACGGCGAATTAGTGCTGGTTGCCTATGATCCGGTCTTTCCGTTCATCCCGCTTTGCCTGGGCGCGCTGACTATGACGGCCCTGGTCGATACCCTTTTGCTGGCGATTAGCTCTCGGCGATCCGTACGGAACGTGTTCGCTTCGTGCATGAAATTTATCATTCCGGTCGTGTTCTCGCTTGGTTTGATCTACTGGCTGCGGTGGTTCTACCCGAACAGTTGGCTAGTTCGTTCTCGTGCGCTCAGTTTGGAAATGACCGTCCCGGTAGCCGTAATGTTGGGAAACTGCGTCGCAGCCGGAGGCATTTTCCTGCTGACCGCCAAGCATCGTCTGGCGTGGCTGGGATGGTGGATCGGAGGCGTAACGTTGCTGGTCGTGCCGGTGATCGGCGCGATCATGGAAATGAATGTCGAAGGGGCGTTTTCCATCAAATTAGAATCGATCCTGTTGCTGCTGCTGTTAGAATTCGTTTCTCTGCTTGGTATCTACGTCACCCACCGCACTCTGCGGAGCTACGGCGGGGCGCTGGTGACGGTGCCTACCACAGATGACGACTAGCAGACTATCCTGATTGGACAGGGACCGATTGGGGGTCGTCGTCTTCATCAGCATGCCCACGAAGACGTGAACTTGGCACCGCTCAGACCGAGTTTGGCAAAGCACTAGTTTCAACCAAAAAATGTTTTGCCAATCACGCGGATCGCTTCCGGCAGAAACCACGCCCCCATGGCCAAAATGCCGATCCAATGGACCGCATCACGGTGACGACCATTTTGCCAACCATCAAGGATGCTCAGCACGATCAGATACGCCAATCCCAACGGGTAATTCCAGGGAAACCATCGCAGCAAGAGGCTCAGACCAGGAAAAGTAGAATCAAAGGCCGTCCAGATCTGGGCATAAATGATCATCCCTAAGAAGACCGTAAACCGAAATAACATTATCCACCAGTACCGCGGTCGAACCGGTAGCAGCAACCCCACGCCAAGCAGGGCGATCCATGCAGTGATTGTCAGGCACCCGCTGACCACGAAATAGATCTGAAACTCTCCGAACGGCGCCGGCGTTTGAAAACAGTAATAGTGGTAATCCCACGCGACGTTCAATAAATGCCACGGGGCAAGCACTCCGATCAGACATAACAGCCAATGCCCTGGTTGCCACGTGCTGAACATCGCCTCCTTGGGTTGTCGAGAGAATCGATAGAAGGCAAACAACCCTGTTCCCAAGCACAGTGCTTTGATCATTTGTGCAGCCCACAAGGCGAAATGAATTTCACTCGGTTCAAGCCACGGGGTACTGAATCGTTCCGCTCCGATCATCAACCCACAAAGGAAAGTCCACACGAAGAGATCACGCAACGATAGTGTTAGCTGGCCCTGGGCAGCGTGCTCTTCCACAAGCAGTTCCTCCCCGTTCAAAAAGCAAACAGTCTCAGCCGGACCAACAACGTCAGCGTGAAATACAAAAACGTCATCACGCAGCCGACCCAGTGCAGCCAATCGCGCGTGGTAGGTGTCGTCAGGCGATCCCAAATCGTTAGGCCAATCAACAAGAGAACTCTCAAGCTAGTCCCGACCTGCCCCGCCAGATCCGCCGATCTCATCGTAAATGACAAACGGAGATGTGGCGGAAGGGACGGGGTACTCGCCATCGAATGCATGGCATAGAACAAAAATAAGAACGCTACCATTTCCAAAAACGGGGAAAGGAGCAAGATTCGCCATGGCCACCTTACCGGCAAGATCAATCCAGCCGCCAGAAACAACAGGTGACGCAGGGCGACAACAAGAAACAGATAGCTCATGGTCGTCAGCACGTCTTCCGTGACCGTATCGAACGATACGAAGAGCCAGCTTTGCAAACGCCGGTCGATAACCAGCAACACGAACAATATTCCTAGCAGGCATAACAACCAGTGCCCCGGTTGAAAGTCGATGGGGACCTTTCGCCACCACCGCCAGGCAAAGTACCAGCACGCCCACATGCCGGTGGCTTGCGTAAGCGAAGTTGTTAATGCAATGAAGGTGGACAACGATAGTGAACTGGACGAATTGCCGAGACGATTCAGCCACAACACCACGGCAATCGCGGCGGTTGCAGCGAAAAGATCTAAGAGCGACAGCTGAATGGGTGTTTTTACTTGCGGTTCAATTTCTCTCAACAGAAAAATCCCTTCCAACTAAGCTTGGTAAATCGCAAACAACACCAGATCCGAGCCCTCACAACACGCAGACCGCCGCCGCCAGGGTTGTCCACACGAACAAATCGAGCAGGGAAAGCCTGGGCGGAGCGCTATTGCTTGAGTGGATTTTTTCCATCGGCGACTTCTCAGCGCGAAAAAAAGTTATCTCAGCATGACGGAAATTTGTGCTATTTTCCACTTTTCCTTGCAGAAATAAACCAACCTCCAGAAGTTGTCCGTTTCAGAGACGCGAAAGCGATTGCTCCGCGAAAAATCGCTTTTAAGATGGAAATGCCCCCAATTTAATCTTTATCGGCGATTTCGAAATGATGTCATTTTTCCGCACCGTTTTACTTGGCCTTTGTTCGTTTTGTTTGGTCTCGCCCCTGCTGGCGCAAGGGACGGCCGAAGATTATCAGCGAATGGAACAAGTTGCCCGCGCTGCTCAAGGCAAAGTCTTTCGCGACAACGTCGTCCCGCACTGGTTCGGCGAGAACGACTTCTTCTGGTATCGCGTGAACAGTGGCCCGCAGCAACACGAGTTCGTGTTGGTCGATGCCGCCGCTGGCAAACGGGAACCGGCCTTCGATCATGCCCAACTGGCCCAGCAGCTTGCCGAGGAACTCGGGCGACCAATCACCGCTGAGACGTTACCCTTCCAGGCGATTTCCTTTTCCGACGACCTGCAATTGGTAACGTTCCGTGTCGGCGATCAGGCTTATCAATATCAGCGTACTGCAAACAAGCTGAGCAAACTGGAAGGGGGTGCGTCTGTTCTCACCAACGATCAGATCGGTCGGAGGCCTTACCCTTCGCTCGATAAAGGGGGCGAAGTAAAGCTGGTAATTCAAAACAATTCGCCGGAAACGATCCGCGTGTTTTGGGTCAACCGCGATGGCCGGCCTCAGCACTACGAAGACCTAGAAGCGAACGACGATTTCCAACAGCGCACGTTCGTCGGGCACGTCTGGCTCGTCTTGAATCAGCGCGGCCAGGCGATGGCATTGTACGAAGCGAGCGACGGCGAAAATCATGTAAAGATCGACGGCAAAACGGTATGGGACCTGCCCCGTCGAGGCCGCGGTCGGGGTAATTTCGGCGGACCACGCCGCATCACTCGAACTTCGCTAGATGGAACGTGGACCGCTT belongs to Bremerella cremea and includes:
- a CDS encoding DUF1559 domain-containing protein — protein: MSSRKGFTLVELLVVIAIIGVLIALLLPAVQQAREAARRISCFNNLKQLGLAMHNYHDTFGSFPSGYIATNTDHKTPLATGNPGWGWASLILPQMEQRNLADSINFRLSILDPSNQAARTTLMQAYSCPSDRAPEVFHIHDESENELTELASANYVGCFGTTEIDVCEGLASGQKCMGTGMLDHNGRYGMKDVIDGTSNTMMIGERASPLYSDHVELSTWVGAVSGGEEAAVRILGIADHPPNSQYHQHNGSSGGHEHQHLDDFGSRHPAGTNFVFADGSVHLITETIDVAVYQALATRAGGEMVSGDAF
- a CDS encoding PaeR7I family type II restriction endonuclease produces the protein MSVDLGDFDKKTRRAVRLFWQARQSAADRQKDIGRSDQGTRAEVTAGKNMDGFVRLICDVVTSHGLPKSSLHLTSSLLTLPGFYRPTKRWDLLVTHAGRLIAAVEFKSQVGSFGNNFNNRTEEAIGTAVDLDTAYREGALGDQVKPFVGWMMLLEDCPKSRRPVNDRSPHFPVLEEFIGASYADRYHLLCKKLMQEKLCDAAAFMLSSKVHAAKGTYSEIDTMTSLRTFAAQLAGRVVAEIAS
- a CDS encoding Eco57I restriction-modification methylase domain-containing protein; amino-acid sequence: MDDVEASIKNLATSGIEERGAVFTKPAIVEFILDLAGYQAEHRLFEKRFLEPSFGHGSFLLPALRRLLSSWQQLGTSDPDSLKMSIWAIELHPDSYEKTRAAVLALLNDFGLIRRVAVKLVDHWLVQGDFLLERIPGEFDFVVGNPPYVRIERIPQTLMREYRARYKTIYDRADIYVPFIERSLDLLADGGKLGFICADRWTKNRYGGPLRRKVAEGFHVESYVDMNCVDAFSSDVIAYPAITVIRNSNPGPTKIVSRASGDESSLKMLASKLSSGTKIQDEEVVTVEALSDGASPWIMTQCDSSKLLRHLEHDFPTIEQTGCKVGIGVATGADRVFIAPYDQLDVEEDRKLPLATTKDIAGGQVEWQGLGVVNPFSDSGKLVELDRYPKLRNYLNARREELCKRHVVKKAPANWYRTIDRIRADLAHTPKLLIPDIKGAANVVAESGQLYPHHNLYFITAGEWDIEALKLVLSTGIAYLFVANYSTKMRGGYLRFQAQHLRRIRLPMWRTIAAPLQKELIEAGQAGAWEDGISLVSKLYDLTKPQRLVLASHAREGVS
- a CDS encoding DUF3307 domain-containing protein; translated protein: MLYVMLIHWVADFLCQSRWMAENKSSNLGALSAHVGTYTAVLGICCLPLLGIAPGIGFALANGVLHFVVDFITSRITSYFYKRQNMHAFFATVGFDQYLHFVCLWVTFYYFYAD
- a CDS encoding thioredoxin domain-containing protein, which codes for MKIFACLAPFLALIAAVSIHAEEAPTKNRLRLETSAYLQMHAENPVDWYPWGEDALARAKKENKPIFVSIGYASCHWCHVMEKESFSDPKIAAFLNEHFVCVKVDREERPDVDAVYMLAVQVMSRSGGWPLNVFLTPDGKPFFGTTYLPPEDREVELPDNQGVGLVPGFLTLAKRIAQVWQTEPQQLHDAGDSITRALKQVMGRPLLPPALAEKDSILRTFDEQLEDEFDARFGGFDFDENNPNIAKFPQPSYLTYLARRQAWGDAAAGNMLKLTLEKMAAGGIHDQVAGGFHRYSTDRHWQIPHFEKMLYDNAQLLPIYAAASVSLDEPKFAAVARDVADFVLAEMTGPEGQFYSALDADSDGEEGAYYRFTPEELQKELTADQLRLAEQAFGMSGQPNFDDKYYVPQFHGAPEADKLAQLKASLLAIRKQRNRPFLDQKVITSWNGLMITGLARAGETLHEPRYTAAAAKAADHLLKTARTKEGRLLRTPDTKAEHPSAYLDDYAMLIEGLLALHQATGEQRWLDEAVALQAIQEQHFGDEAGGYFFTPDDNSNLIVRGKLFSDSALPSGNAVAVGNLKTFAKLVPAEAEKYNTLAEKTIEASAQLLNTHPNSTARMAAELVRPE